In the Triplophysa dalaica isolate WHDGS20190420 chromosome 8, ASM1584641v1, whole genome shotgun sequence genome, GACAACCTCACGAACACACAAATACCTGTCACAAACATTCTTTTACACTCACAACATATTGTTTTACATATAATTCCTCTCGTTAAATATTGAAACGATTCAATTTGCCTGGGAATTCACAGTACAGAGGTCAGTTTTTCTCTCTCACATAGCGGCTTGTCTGGCTATATATCAGAGAAGTATAGGACACATTTGCATTTAGTGGAGAACAATAGGACACTCTGCTCTACTCTCTcgtcttttgtttcattttgttgtggCTGGATATAGAAGCACTGATGAGCTGAAGActgaaaacaaagagaaagcAGACCCCTGAATCCTTCTTACAGTACACCCACCATCAGcatcagagagagagggagaaagttATCATCTcaggaaagaaagacagaagaaGATGTCCTTAAGAAAGCACTGAAGTGAGGTAAAATTAGCGAGGTAATCTCCTCAAGTTGTCAGCGGACATAAGGCAGCTATATGTAAATGTAGGGGTGGCAAgttaaagtgtgtgtgcatgtgcttgTGTGCGTCTTCGTGAAGAGAAGGGTTTTAAGTCGGGGCTTCTTACTTTGATCTCTTCCACTTCTCTGTCCCACCTCACCCCTCCTCTGtacttctttttctttttttgcctCCTTGTAAGAAAATCAAGGCCTATTAACCCTAATCTCACTTAATGGCATCTACCTCTCCTTTTGTCCCGGGCGATGGGCAACAGACTCCTTCCATTCAGCCTCTCGCCCTCTTTCACGCGCCTGGCCGGACTAATCCCCCTTTGCTGCAGGGCCGATTATTCCttgtattttatcattattCTTATGATTATAATCTGCATTCTCATTCACGCACAAGATGGAATTGCTTTTCCCCCTTTCACGGACCCTCCTTTTTGCCCTGAGATTGAAAGAATTGCTTCTTTCTCAACCTCCCCGGCCTTCAGAGGGGTTGATGTCAGAGTTTAGGTGCTGGAAAGGGTGTTGTGCGTGATTTAGGTAAGTGAACTCCTTTGGTGGAAAGACATTTTCCGGGCGTTTGAATATGTTGTTCACAGAGAGTGCTGAATGGCACCACGCCGACCCGTGTAAACGTATTTACCTCGACGAGCAGGGGACGAGGGACCGAATTAAAAAGACAGTGAAGTTGTAGAAAGAGTGTGGGCTCATTATTGGGGGCTGCCGGGTTTGATGTGGGGTTTGTATGGGAAGCTGAATGGGGGCCTGGGGTGAAAGAAAGGCTTCGTCCTTGTACTGCCAAAAAGGGTGCACTATTAATTATTTCAGTCCCTTAGAATGTATCCAAGCATGCATGCGCACACTCaccatgacagaattaaaaaaagtaagtgTGTGTGAGGGAAACCTTTCGTCTTTTTTCgaacaacaaacacatacaaaatgtttcaGTATTACTACTTTTATTGTAAGCAAGCATTCAAAGAACGCGAATACAATATGAAGAACAGTTTgagatttaaacaaaaagcaAGTCAAAAAGCAAGATCTATCTCTAATGTTGCTAAATGATGTAGAAAATGCTCAACACCTGTTCTATTTTCTCTAGTTAAATCTAAATAAAAGGTGAAAAGTTAACCGGACACCTCACCTTCCACGGATGCAGATTAGTTAAAGAAATGTGTCATTGTTGTGGATGCTGTGAGTTGTTCTCTTTTCACTTTCTTAGATCTTTTTTCAAGCAAGTCGAATTCACTTAGGGAAACGTGTGGCAGGGTTAACATGCAACACTCGTGGAGTCCTACACACCCCACACTGGCACCCCGGACTCTCCGAAATGCTGCTTAACCACACAGAGAGCTCTTCTTGGGCCGGAGAGATGTTTTGTGGCAGAGGATGGCATTTTGCCACCCCTAGTTGATGCTCTGGCGGTGTGAGTAGAAACTGTCCTGGCCCGGTGAGAAACGGCCACCCCCCTGCCAGCAGCAGACGTGGTACAGTCCCGCCGACGCCCATGCCTATGCTGACCTCGCCCAGTAGACGCCTCATCTCCTGCAAGGAGGAGCCTAGGAGCAGGATGTAGTTTCGGGCCAGAACCAGCGTGGAGATCTTGGACAGGCGGCGTCCAGTCGGGGAGGCTCCAGGAGGGAGGTAGGGGTGTTGCAGTGCACCCCCTACACCGGTTGGAGAAGACGAATAGGGCACCATCACTTCCCGTAATGAATCCATGGCCACATTGAGGTCCtgcattctctttctctcacgaCCGTTGATCTTTCTACGAAGCTCATGTTGCTCCTCCATACTGAGCTCACGTGGGGGTTTGGAAGCTCTGAGTTGTCCCTGGAGACCCACAGCACTGGAGCCTGGCCCTGTTACCCTTGCCATTCTGGGCACAAGTTGATGTGAGGAACGCTCACCCTGCTCTCTACACCTGAACCCAGGTACAGCCTGCATTCTGAAAAATGTGTGTAGAGAAAACATGAGCAAGACagaaacaaagtaaaatgaGTAGAAAACTTTGCAGAAATCATTAGAATATCCTTGAGATTTATGGCTTAAATCCAAGTTTTGCATTACTTAGTCTTGCTCGGTCCTTCCGACTTACCCTTCGAGGTCTTGATCCACAAACTCCAGATCTTCTTCGTtgaaaaacaataaagcagTTCACTTCTTCAAGTTCATATTCGTCAAGTTCATATTCGCCAGTTCATGTGTTTCTAAGAATCAGTAAGAATCACTTATTAAATCCCGTCCAGAGTTCCTCATAGATATCTTTACACTGTGGTTAACTGACATACACTCCCTAACCATATACGAATATGAGAGTAGCACTGCTGTAATGAGCTAATGACTtactctttcactctctctctctttccccaaCGCCCCCTCATCTGCCCTCCATGCTAATGATTTCATCATCATTTCCAAAAGATGGACATGGTCCAACGAATGGTTAAATCTTGATCGTAATCACATCCACTGTCTTTCCTGGATAGCAAGATTCTTCTGTGattgttcattaaaaaatgttttcatggcAACTCATCTCAGTGCCATGATAATGTTGCATGCATAGAAAACCTAAGTGGAATTTTCAGCTTCATTATAAGAAAtcaaaggaaaaataaacaagtgagccaacaacaaaaaaatgtttttattgtacgGACACTACTACATGACAACAGTGATACGCGTATATGCTTTAGTTTGTAAAGTTTTTCAGAGTATGCTTGTTTCTTTCCCCCAAATAACTCAATCATTTAAGCTCCCTCTAAACGTCAGAGGACGGAAGAGACATAAACAGAAAGCATGTTGTTCACGTTGAGAGCAGGAGGTGGAGGATAGAATCTCCTATTTGTCTGGCAGGAGGGTAAGAAGGTTGCGGCACCCGGTGTGGTCATGCTGGTGAATGGTATCATGGCATCCATGCGCACATCGACAGGAAAGAGAATTTAAAGAGCAGTCACAACGCCAGACACCTGCAGGAGAACAGAACACAACCTGCCTGTGTGTCACGGTGTGGGGAAGTGTGTGTGCCTCCAGTGAATCAATAAAAGACAGCCTGTGATAGATTAGAGCAGGGATGTTTGTCAGCTGTATATTTGTGAACGTGTGTGTGAAAAGAAATGGCAACAGAAAGGAGGGAGGCCGAGAAGACAGGGCAGAAAGGGACACCTGCTCtgacacagagacagagagagatgaaaaagagagggaaagaaagaacCTGGTGTCCACCCGCAACACCGCCCCCCTCCCGCTATCTGCGTCCTTCCTTCCAGCTTGTGGGGGTTGAATGGGGTGGCGTGGTGCCGGGGGGGCTCACATCCGTATCCCTAGCACCCATCGGCTCCTTGGGTTTCATGGCAAGACTGGAGTGGGTCAGGGACCGGTGGAGTATGGCGGGGGATGAGGGCTGTCTTTGTGGCGGTCAGAGTGTGTTCCGTCTGGGCCAAGCCGGCGAGCTTGGGCTGGGTCTCTGGAGCTGCACCTGTGGGTTCAATCAGCTCATTCACACTAAGCCTGTTTCCTGTAGTTACCAGTAAAATGCCTGGCTGAGTGGTGTTCACTTGGCACCGCAGGGTTTCCCATCTCCAAGacagacaagcacacacatactAACAAACATGATCCATGATGATGGTTTAATGCAGTGATGCAATCAAGTTGCTCAGAAAACTGTCCTTATGGTATAGTAAAATGAATTTAACAGAAAAGTTTGACACTGTTTATAGaagtattttaaacaaaagtgatatagatatttaatctttttattataaattattaaatgtttatgtagtAAATTTGTTATATGGAGACTTTCAAGAACAGCTTCAGGgtcttaaatcaaaatgttatgcGGTTTACCACACAAATCCGAATGGTTATATAACACTTTCagtatttatacagtatatatggcGTAAATCATGTGTTTATGGTATGttaacttcatttaaaaaaatgtcattattatgCAGCTCTATACACTTTTCTTCTGCATAGTTTCTGCATTAGAAACTGgttacaatattttaataaatctttatttttttattttacactaaATTTGACTTATTAGTATATTGTTTTcttaattccattccattttctaccgcttatccgaactacctcgggtcacggggagcctgtgcctatctcaggagtcatcgggcatcaaggcaggatacaccctggatggagtgccaacccatcgcagggcacatacattcactcacacactcacacccaatggacaattttttccagagatgcaaatcaacctaccatgcatgtctttggaccaggggaggaaaccggagtacccggaggaaacccccgaggcacggggagaacatgcaaactccacacacacaagtcagaagcgggaatcgaacccccaaccctggaggtgtgaggcgaacatgctaaccactaagccaccgtgccccctgtTTTCTTAATATACTtcccaatttttttatatacacagCACTGTGAGTAGACTTACTAGTACTATGAGTAGAAATGTCAGATTACAAATTTACGAAACTTGAAGTTACATTTTTATGAACATGTACTGAACAAGATTACAATAGTTCTATGCATTCTGTATCTTTATgttttacaattacatttttacttagTGCAGGAAATGGCTGAGGTTCATTGAGGGGCTCTAGTTGGGGAcctttctttatattttaaaccttaGAGGCAGAAAATGACACTTAATGAAAATGCGTTAAAATAAtggataaaaaatgaaaatgcgtTAAATTTTGAGTTGAAACTTTGTCCCCCCTTGAAATTCACTCCCTGGATTCTGTCCTTCTGCATTCGTTAAACTGCTCTGCAACAATGCCAAATTGTGGAATgcactttatttgtatattCCAAGAAAAAGAAGTTATTACTTCAAGTTAATGAAAGTTCTCATTTTGGGCTGAGCTGTCTCTTTAAGTTCCTTCTGTCATTAGTCTTTCTGTGAATGATTTTCAGGTTAGCCAAGATCTgcactgtatatattttgtgtcaGCAACAAATTCCATACCCCATTTCATATCATAAGGGCTTATTAATGAGGAGCCTAACAAGTAAAGTATCAgtcagtgcaaaacaaatttatGACCCAGTCTATGAAAACCCAGCTATCTAaatttttgtgattttctacataaaatcatcccaCATAATGttaagaacattttgtgaaattataactttcatatttttaatatcgATCGACTAAGACCATGTCAAAGTCTGACctcatagtgaaattaataaaatcaagatttttttcttaGAATTAGATTATGAGACTTAAGCCTGATTTTTACAGACTGGGTCACGTTTGCGTACTACCAGAAAAATCATGACAACTCTGACAGAAACGTTTGCTTAATTGCACGAAAACAATCATACAAACAGCAGGAAAACATTGGGCATAGAGAAGTTTGTCTACCTGTGCAAACTTTGACAGCTTGCACGGTTAACTCTTTTCATGATGTGGAAGGTCAAAACCCAAGCTGATGCAAAAATCCGCAACGCTGAAACGGAAAAGGTCTGCTTCCATATTCATTACCAGACCATGGATGCCGAgaaacgtctgctaaatgccgAGCGTGATATTTCAACTGCCGGCTGGCCAGCCCTCCGCCAGCTTGTGTCCGTACTGCACGTACGGCGGGGCTGTCTTGCACACCAAAAACCTGCATAAAGAAAAGTTCTAATGAGAAATTAACAGATGTCACAACtttattctctctttttctcccctGTAGGGAAGCAGGTGTGGAGGGCAAGACTGGAGGGCCTCAAACTCAGACGGTTCCCATTTTCCACAAAGTAGCTTCTGAAATTCAGGGAGGATGGGTGCAtatctgttaaaaaaagttgACATGGGGGAGGTGAGCTGTCTAGAGCGCTGCATACCCCGTTTGACGTGTTGCGTTGGGCTAGCGGCCATGGATATGAGAAGATTACAAGCTGTTAATAGGGCGGAACCAATGAGCTGAAGGCTGGCCATTGTGGCTCCCAGCATGCTCTGGGAAAGGTTGGCCTGGACAGAACTGTTGGCTTCTCAGATGGATGAGGCGAGGCAAAGAATCACCCCATGGGTCTTTTGTCAAGTTGCCCGAAGAACAGTTGACACAACAGACTCAAAGTCATACACAGTCATTGACGTCCAGTCAGTGTTGGGGATCGCTCCTGAAGCAGTCCTGCTGAGGACACACTGATTATAGCTGTCATAGGCTACTCAGTGCCAGCTGCCGTGTGTGTCACATTTCACTAATAAGAGCACTCACTTTGACACGTCACGTTGAACATATGCATTGCTGATTGCTGTGCCAAGAGACTTTGTGAGGTAGAATTCCATTTCATGGTTTTTAAAGTCTTCACATTTTGGTATCTTTACAGGATTTGGGAATAAATGCAAAGAGTGGTGAGTGTTGTCAGTAGTGGTACAACATTCcatcctttatttattttgacatgtaATTTGTGGCGCCACTTATTTCTTggaaaccattttttttattgcgaCTAAAACTGATCCTTGAGCAATTGCTGTACTGTTGTTTCTTGCTGGCAGCCATGTCATGCTATAGCCCAAGACTGGTTGGTCACTGGAGTTAAGCAGGGTTGAGCCTGGTTAGTACCTGGATGGGAGACGTCCTTGGAAGAAAATCAGTTGCTGCTGAGACCAGCTGTCCCAGTATAGTGACGGGgacactatactgtaaaaaaagcaCCGTCCTTCGGATGAGACGTTAAACCGTGATCCTTACTCTCTTTGGTCAAtaaaggatgttttttttaataagagtAGGGGTATAGCCCGGCATTCTTGTCAAATTTGCCCATTTGCCTCTATACATCATGacctcctctccaccaataaacCGGTGTCTGATGGGCGTTCTGACTCAATATGGCTGCTTTGGCATCATCCAGGTTGATGCTTCACATTgatggtggttgaggagattcccccttcaatgtaaagcgctatataaatgtaatgaattatttttcTCAGTGAAGTGGcggtatatatttaatatttttgtttcttgtgtttgtttgtttacagtttaaAGTTTAGGAGGAGACAGAAACTTGTGGAAAACATGAAGGTGAAAGAAGTGCTGCCTTTAAAAAACCTTAAACtgatagtttgcccaaaaatgcaaattctgtcgtgattcttgtcatttaaaacctgtatgagtttatTTCTCCCACAAaccccaaaagaagatattttgaaaaatgttgctaCCTGGCCCCAGATCCCAAGTGGACAAAAGAGACACATACCTGTTTACACCTCATGTTTTATTCCGTCTCTTTTATTCCCATTCTAGCACCTCTGTCATGATTTCTTCAAAGTGAAGGGATTATTTTGATCGAATGGACTACATAAGGGCATGCAATGTACATATGAAAACGACCGGACTCGTcgaaagacaaataaacaaacaaacacccagatagcacaggtacatctgCAAGATGTCTTCTACAGATCGGGAGAtgtggaaaacatctgctgtgtaaaaacatctgctgaacATCTTAAATGCATTACATCTGCCAGATGTAGcctatgtgtgctatcagggataCCGAGAGCAGGGTTTTTTATTCATGCTCTTAAAGCCGCGAGCTCTGATGAACACTGTTAAGGTGTGTAATAAATCTGAAATTTCGTAAAAACATTGTCTTGATACGTATTTCGTctttaaaccaaacttttagGTGTTCAGTCAGCAAAGTTGAAATCCTAACGCGCGTTTAAGGATGTTCAAGAACTTGATACCAAGTGTAAACAGCAAAAATCATTGCAAACACTTGACTGATttgatttataaagcattttgcAGTGACTTTTCCTTAAAGAGAATGTGAAGGCTAATAAGATGTGATAAATGAGCTGAGGGCAGACTGGCTGAGacaacatgaaaaaacaaaccAGAGGGACAAAAACACGGAAACACACGACGCCCACTGTCAAGATCATAGGCCAAAGGGTTAAAGAAAGTTACCAAAGGTAAAAGGCTTACAGCAAACCatctaaaaacaacataaagtcACCAGCAATACAAGCAACAAATAGAAGCACACTTTAcatatttgattatttaatacTATGCATACTAAGTAGATAATTTTGGTTTCCGTTGTTGAATGTTAACAATCACTTCAGTCTCTCCTCTATTCAGGCAGCACAGACCTGATGAAAGATGTATTCTCAGACGCTTGTCAAGGCGGCTGAAAACAAGTGAAGATAAATGAGAGAAAAGAAGATATGGGTGACCCATGCAAACTGAGAGCAGAAGACTTCTATCAGCCAACCATCCATCAACAGCCGTGACAGaggcacacacaacacatgcaaTCTGTATGCATTTCCAGACAGAGCGTGAAAACATAAGTGGGCCGTTTCTCTCACCCTTCTTAAAGTTTCTAATATGATTTCATGATGCAGGAGAAAGGAAGCGTGTGTTCCCAGTGGATCGGGACATATGCCAGAACTGGATCAGATTGCAGGAAAAAGTTCCTTTAAAGTTTATCAGAAAGGGGGGATGCTACTCATAAGATCATTTTCTTGTGAAAGGGTTCAACTGGACAGCAACAAAGCCACAAACAAAGGTCTAGCGACACACAGACCCTCATTGGCCTGCGGAGCTCCCGTGGTGTTCTTTGATGTTAAGTTGTCCAGGCTCTGTCTTCTTTTCATATTGTGTCCACACTCGGCTAGTCATGAATATCCAAGAGTTCTCCCCCTTACAGGATTATCCTCTTTCTTTAACCGCTCAAACATTCCTAATgcgcatctctctctctctgtcctacACTCCTTTGActcactttctttctctctgtttctctggtCCATCTGCCTTTAGTCTCTTTCAGTAAACACATTGATCCACTCTGTATGACAGTGCATTGGCTTTAAATCATAGACTTCTGGTTACACACAGCAGCCCAGCTCAACCTaaccacaaacacatacagaagAATATTTGCGCTCTATCTCTTTGTCTTTATGATCCTCTATTTCACTCAATGTCGAGCATCATAAGTTGCATTTTGAGATAAACTGAATCAGAACGTACCACACAAAGCATGCCAGACTAGTtccaatttaatttaattgccAATTTAACTATTCTGTTTTACTCTTACTTTCATCAAACAGTTTGTGCAACAACACTTTCTTACGGAactctaaaataaatatttagcttattaaaaaaatcacaatttctcATAAACAGTCAAACTCCGTTCCTTAGATTGTGTTGCATAAGGATGAACAGATGATGGAGGGTGAGATAAACACTCGTCCCAGGAGACATGTGGTCTCATATGGCAACTGTATGGGTTCCTCAATCCATCCGTCTGCTCCTTCTCTAAAATGCACTTCTTGAAATGATTGTGTGATAAATGACTGATGCTTAGTGTAATGATGATAGATCAATGAAACTGAGAGGcaaaaaagacacatttcagAATTCAAGAATACAGAGTAGATAACTTTATTTAACTCTATATACTAGCATTAGGATAATGGTGTATTGACGTTCTATTGTCCCATAATGCTACAAATgcacttcatttatttgtttatttgggCTCTTCTTTTTTACCCGTTATTTGTGTTGTTACACCACCTTTGATGTATCTCCTCAATCCCCTGAGTCTAATCCTTTGGGCTAACAAGGCCCAGTGTTTGCGTCTGAATGGACCAACATCTGGACTGAATCAGAGGATTTAAGAATGGTCTTAAGATTTTagtttaaaacctccacaaactcataaatattaaacactAAACATCACAATCTGTGCAATTGCTATGCATGAGTCTGCTATGGTTTGGCATGGCTAAATATTAGCAGACTTGCAAAtgcatctgttttattttataataagttGACAGCAGTTAACATTAAGATATATAGTAAATGCAAATGATCATTATAAACAGATTCTACAGTGTAAGTAATAATGTCCTGTTAATGCACGTGATTTTAAAGTACCTGTGATTTTCCATATAAGCATTAGAGAACTTTATCAGTGCACTTTTGATAAGGGTACGTTGGCTTTTCGGTTAGCAGATAAGATGGTTAATTACTGAGTCTTATTAGTATCTGTTAATATGTGTCAGTAAGGCAGTGAGTGAGAGGAGACCCTTGTTAAGGTTGGGCTGTGTTCAGTGGCTCTGCGGGGGAGGTGCTGCTCTGATTAATTTGGAAACGTGATAGCGTGTAATTCTCATTACCTTTCGCAGTAATTGCATTTTACGCGGAGCAAATGGGCGAGGCGGCTGAAGATTACTAACAAGCAGATGTTAGTGAAGGAAGACAAGACATCAGCAGGCTGTTTGCTTTCATAGTGTTCAATCTGGGGTCGAAGTCACTTCACTAACTATGTAAAGGTTGGTGCAGTGTGCACACACGATTGGAGTCGATTTCAGATCAGAGTTAAAGTCACACtcttaaaagctttatttatgtttattaaaactgCCTCGAGTGTATACCAGAAAAACCACAGAATTAACACCTTATTGACTTTATGCCGTTATTTAAACGTTCTTATTTGTTTGTGCCATGGACTGGTTAAAATGCATCTGATAAATTGACAAATCATTTCCTTGTCCTATCAGTCATGTTCACTATCAGTTAATTTTCTCCATTTACAATTCATAAAAGGCCccttttatttatacaaaacagacaaataaacaaGTGGCTAATATGAATATTCAGAAGCCAGCTTCAGTCCATATCGTTCTGGCTCAAAAATCCCTTGAAAAACATTGTAACAGAAAGAGCAATCTGCCATACAGCTGCTGGCGTTTAGTTATGTATTCCACCTAATACTCCTTGCTTTATTCCCTCCATCTCGCAtttttctgcatattttgtgtaccGCAAGATGTGTTTCCTGCATTCTTAATAAACGATTTCCTCTTTCATGCCTTTTTTTAGAATTAAGCGAATatgataaaaacaaattgacaaGCAAATCTAAGGATCCAAACCAGGATCAGGTAAGGGTGTTCACAGGTGACACAGAGAGGTTAAGCCGATATTTACAGCCCTATGTCATTTAGATGTCAAAATGAGAATAATTGCGACCCCTT is a window encoding:
- the olig1 gene encoding oligodendrocyte transcription factor 1 produces the protein MQAVPGFRCREQGERSSHQLVPRMARVTGPGSSAVGLQGQLRASKPPRELSMEEQHELRRKINGRERKRMQDLNVAMDSLREVMVPYSSSPTGVGGALQHPYLPPGASPTGRRLSKISTLVLARNYILLLGSSLQEMRRLLGEVSIGMGVGGTVPRLLLAGGWPFLTGPGQFLLTPPEHQLGVAKCHPLPQNISPAQEELSVWLSSISESPGCQCGVCRTPRVLHVNPATRFPK